A region of Deferribacterota bacterium DNA encodes the following proteins:
- a CDS encoding phosphate-starvation-inducible PsiE family protein: MIYLKDIKRDFEVTDEDIDNMKSIGELLYKYSDEYEEQILLFINKRFAQLRMNKEFINKLKEIIKRWYGLFLNEELTNDYISKLKNICRAYINYNRGQDIVNSLLSFSRSFLHEKMFQNINDDLKRKEHLITLHKFLDVNLEILNMTYLELKINEYSKEYKFRGYIVGIGEKFSFLMQIILISLLILITAIATVTLFSEFMSFSIDKSHEFLISFLGSLLILWILTELIRTEVQLIKGGEFRLSIFIGVALIAYIRDLLILTLQHKMIDVSTIYVLSAIFILGFIYWLIYRTETIKRSGSEL; this comes from the coding sequence ATGATCTACTTAAAAGATATAAAAAGGGATTTTGAGGTTACTGACGAGGATATTGATAATATGAAGTCAATAGGGGAATTGCTATACAAATACTCTGATGAATACGAGGAGCAAATTTTGCTATTTATCAACAAGCGCTTTGCTCAACTAAGGATGAATAAGGAGTTTATTAATAAGCTTAAAGAAATAATTAAAAGATGGTATGGGCTATTTTTAAATGAAGAGCTAACAAATGACTATATAAGTAAACTTAAAAATATATGTAGAGCCTATATCAATTATAACAGAGGGCAAGACATAGTTAATTCATTACTCAGTTTTTCTAGGAGTTTTCTGCACGAAAAAATGTTTCAAAATATAAATGATGATTTAAAGAGGAAGGAGCACCTAATAACCCTTCATAAATTTTTAGATGTTAATCTTGAAATTCTAAATATGACTTATTTAGAGTTAAAAATTAATGAGTATAGCAAGGAATACAAATTTAGAGGATATATAGTTGGTATTGGGGAAAAGTTTTCTTTTTTAATGCAGATAATATTAATTTCATTACTAATATTAATTACAGCTATAGCCACTGTTACACTTTTCAGTGAATTTATGAGTTTTTCAATAGATAAAAGTCATGAATTTCTAATATCTTTTCTGGGTTCCCTATTGATACTTTGGATATTAACTGAGCTTATTAGAACAGAAGTACAGCTTATAAAGGGTGGTGAATTTAGGTTGTCTATTTTTATAGGGGTTGCCCTTATTGCATATATTAGAGATTTGCTTATATTAACATTACAGCATAAAATGATTGATGTATCAACAATATATGTATTAAGTGCAATCTTTATATTGGGTTTTATATATTGGTTAATCTATAGAACTGAGACAATAAAAAGAAGTGGGAGTGAATTATGA